In Acipenser ruthenus chromosome 6, fAciRut3.2 maternal haplotype, whole genome shotgun sequence, the following proteins share a genomic window:
- the LOC117411577 gene encoding GTP-binding protein 2-like, protein MDPRVAELFGTGSGLMAGPQGLCSGSGNGLSFMSKKSYAKNSKKVKNRSTRNTKPSNNPPYLPPEAEEGNIEYKLKLVNPTQYRFEHLVTQMKWRLQEGRGEAVYQIGVEDNGLLVGLSEEDMRASLKTLRRMAEKVGADIAVIREREVDYDSDIPRKIAEVLVRKVPDDQQFLDLRVAVLGNVDSGKSTLLGVLTQGELDNGRGRARLNLFRHLHEIQSGRTSSISFEIMGFNSKGEVVNYSESRTAEEICERASKMITFIDLAGHHKYLKTTIFGLTSYCPDFAMLVVGANTGIAGTTREHLGLAMALKVPIFIVVSKVDLCTKNTTERTVKQLERILKQPGCNKVPMLVATADDAVTAAQQFALSPSITPIFTLSSVSGENLDLLKVFFNILPPLSNSKEQEELMQQLTEFQVDEIYTVPEVGTVVGGTLYSGICREGERLVVGPTDDGNFLELKVCSIQRNRSACRVLRAGQAATLALGNFDRSLLRKGMVMVSPEMNPTICWMFEAEIVLLFHAKTFRKGFQVTVHVGNVRQTAIVGCLHGKDELRTGEKAVVRFKFIKHPEYLKVGAKLLFREGVTKGIGHVASLHPLFMNQYN, encoded by the exons ATGGATCCGCGGGTGGCAGAGCTTTTCGGTACTGGTTCCGGATTGATGGCTGGGCCGCAGGGACTATGTTCGGGTTCGGGCAATGGTTTGAGTTTTATGTCAAAAAAATCCTACGCGaaaaacagcaaaaaagtaaaaaacCGTTCAACAAGGAATACGAAACCCAGCAACAACCCGCCTTATCTACCCCCTgag gcTGAAGAAGGAAATATAGAGTACAAG ttGAAGCTGGTGAACCCCACGCAGTACCGCTTCGAGCACCTGGTGACGCAGATGAAGTGGCGGCTGCAGGAGGGCCGCGGGGAGGCGGTGTACCAGATCGGGGTGGAGGACAACGGCCTGCTGGTGGGCCTGTCTGAGGAGGACATGCGAGCCTCGCTGAAGACACTCCGCAGGATGGCTGAGAA GGTTGGTGCTGACATCGCAgtcatcagagagagagaggtagactATGACTCGGACATCCCCAGAAAAATTGCGGAGGTTTTAGTGAGGAAAGTTCCAGACGACCAGCAG ttccTGGACCTGCGGGTGGCAGTGCTGGGGAACGTGGACTCGGGCAAGTCCACCCTGCTGGGTGTGCTGACGCAGGGAGAGCTGGATAACGGGCGGGGGCGGGCGCGCCTCAACCTCTTCAGACACCTCCACGAGATCCAGTCTGGCAGGACCTCCAGCATCAGCTTTGAGATCATGGGCTTCAACAGCAAAGGGGAG GTGGTAAACTACAGCGAGTCACGGACAGCAGAGGAGATCTGTGAGAGGGCCTCCAAAATGATCACCTTCATCGACCTGGCAGGGCACCACAAGTACTTGAAAACAACCATCTTCGGCCTGACCAGCTACTGCCCTGACTTTGCCATGCTGGTTGTTGGTGCTAACACAGGCATAG CTGGCACGACGCGAGAGCACCTGGGCCTGGCCATGGCTCTGAAGGTGCCCATCTTCATAGTGGTCAGCAAGGTGGACCTGTGCACCAAGAACACCACTGAGCGCACGGTCAAGCAGCTGGAGAGGATCCTAAAGCAGCCCGGCTGTAACAAGGTCCCCATGCTGGTGGCCACTGCGGATGACGCCGTTACTGCCGCCCAGCAGTTTGCACTGTCCCCCAG TATCACGCCGATTTTCACACTGTCAAGCGTTTCGGGTGAAAACCTGGACCTGCTGAAGGTTTTCTTCAATATCCTCCCGCCCCTGAGCAACAGCAAGGAGCAGGAGGAGCTGATGCAGCAGCTGACAGAGTTCCAG GTTGATGAAATCTACACAGTACCAGAAGTAGGAACAGTTGTTGGAGGTACCCTGTACAG TGGTATCTGCCGGGAGGGTGAGCGGCTGGTGGTGggccccactgatgatgggaactTCCTGGAGCTGAAGGTGTGCAGCATCCAGAGGAACCGCTCAGCCTGCAGGGTGCTCCGGGCCGGCCAGGCAGCCACGCTGGCACTGGGCAACTTCGACAGGTCCCTGCTCCGCAAG GGCATGGTGATGGTGAGTCCTGAGATGAACCCCACAATATGCTGGATGTTCGAAGCAGAGATCGTGCTGCTGTTCCATGCCAAGACTTTCAGAAAGGGCTTCCAGGTCACTGTCCACGTGGGCAACGTCCGACAGACGGCCATTGTTGGGTGCTTGCATGGAAAG gatgagCTGCGGACAGGGGAGAAGGCTGTAGTGCGTTTCAAGTTCATAAAGCACCCGGAGTACTTGAAAGTCGGCGCCAAATTACTCTTCCGAGAGGGAGTAACGAAAGGGATCGGACACGTCGCCAGCCTGCACCCTCTCTTCATGAACCAATACAACTAG